From Rhodanobacteraceae bacterium, the proteins below share one genomic window:
- a CDS encoding restriction endonuclease-related protein, with amino-acid sequence MRKGYLSEYFDGVAIKRLAAVEVDTTRSNQHEFNATREMLDFMGRPDGRERLPTKFIYLCDEDGDPLVDDASLTLYDSRENQPHRHPEYRFYFTDNEVVKRASEGDLLVIAKRRDAGMLVVVAENGSSAASQMEWLFGFSQDTYPRFSVRAELENDQDRVGFAATFILESIGVVVEKTQDSFLDTMLSKFGGSFPSTREFSAFARSTLQDVSAEDDIDAAVMAWMEREEILFRTLERHQLGDRLRDGFDSEDVDGFLGYALSVLNRRKSRVGLALENHIEHALVALRIRFERTPVTENNSKPDFLFPGASEYHTAAFPAAHLTMLGVKSTCKDRWRQVLAEADRIDGKHLLTLEASISTSQTDEMQAKSLQLVVPRAIHASYKPAQQGWLFDVRDFIELVQSRRAGAPPTTLI; translated from the coding sequence GTGAGAAAGGGCTACCTTTCGGAATACTTCGATGGCGTCGCGATCAAGCGGTTGGCGGCGGTAGAGGTGGACACGACGCGCTCAAACCAGCACGAATTCAACGCGACACGCGAAATGCTCGACTTCATGGGGCGCCCCGACGGGCGCGAGCGTCTGCCGACGAAATTCATTTACCTGTGCGACGAGGATGGCGACCCGCTTGTTGACGACGCCTCGCTCACGCTCTACGACAGCCGCGAGAACCAGCCGCACCGGCACCCGGAATACCGGTTCTATTTCACGGACAACGAAGTCGTGAAACGCGCAAGCGAGGGAGACCTTCTGGTCATCGCCAAGCGCCGGGATGCGGGCATGCTGGTCGTCGTCGCTGAAAACGGATCAAGCGCCGCCAGCCAGATGGAATGGCTGTTCGGATTCTCGCAAGACACCTATCCACGGTTCTCGGTGCGAGCTGAACTCGAAAACGATCAGGATCGGGTCGGATTTGCAGCAACCTTCATCCTCGAAAGCATCGGCGTAGTCGTCGAGAAAACGCAGGACAGTTTTCTCGACACGATGCTTTCCAAGTTTGGAGGGTCGTTCCCTTCCACAAGGGAGTTTTCGGCTTTCGCGCGATCGACGCTGCAAGACGTATCAGCGGAGGATGATATCGACGCGGCGGTCATGGCCTGGATGGAGCGCGAGGAAATTCTGTTTCGCACCCTCGAGCGCCACCAGCTCGGTGACCGTCTGCGCGACGGTTTCGACAGCGAGGACGTGGACGGCTTTCTAGGCTATGCGCTGTCGGTGCTCAACCGCCGCAAGAGCCGCGTCGGTTTAGCCTTGGAAAACCATATTGAGCACGCGCTCGTCGCCCTTCGCATCAGGTTCGAACGAACCCCTGTGACCGAGAACAACTCGAAACCGGACTTCTTGTTTCCCGGCGCGTCCGAGTACCACACCGCCGCTTTCCCTGCAGCGCACCTGACAATGCTTGGAGTCAAAAGTACATGCAAGGATCGCTGGCGGCAGGTGCTGGCGGAGGCCGACCGGATCGATGGCAAGCACCTGCTCACCTTGGAAGCGTCCATCAGCACGTCGCAAACCGACGAAATGCAGGCGAAGTCGCTGCAACTCGTGGTGCCGCGCGCGATCCACGCGAGCTACAAGCCGGCGCAGCAAGGATGGCTGTTCGACGTCCGCGACTTCATCGAGCTGGTGCAGTCAAGGCGGGCTGGTGCGCCGCCGACAACGCTGATCTAG
- a CDS encoding Retron-type RNA-directed DNA polymerase, with the protein MSKLLALRACSSVSDVAHLIGFHPKALGYVAWGTKARYSSFDIPKRSGGKRTIHAPIPQLKLAQRKLADLLQECEHEIETTLGVKQRLSHGFRKEHSILTNAAVHRGRRYVLNFDLENFFGTINFGRVRGYFITNKHFSLTPDVATLVAQIACHESKLPQGAPTSPVISNLVGHILDIRLVKLARAHGCSYSRYADDITMSTSAPEFPAGIATPNPATHTWTLSNAVNKAVNACGFSINTSKTRLQYRRSRQDVTGIVVNQCVNVNSDYRRRVRVMVHHLRSSGEFYRKTSTLSAEGKTEVQQRKGTRAQLQGMIGFILQVEKFRRGKDPVPKDLTGIEKLYRRFLFYTQFANHDMPVLLFEGKTDVIYLNCAIRSLADVYPTLLAKSGPLIHLLCQTPRIERLFGLTGGGHPLISFVRNYHDEYRHIQGPKGTRPVIAVFDNDKIGQDVVKMVEKITKATIPSGTQSIRVHDNLYVVLTSPTGAARHCIEDFFDPVFMKTALAGKTINYTSKPNGPNQISKAWFAEKVVKPNAKTINFNGFRLLLDVIADAIAKHVP; encoded by the coding sequence ATGAGCAAGCTCTTGGCGCTCCGAGCGTGTAGCAGCGTGAGCGATGTCGCGCATTTGATCGGCTTCCATCCAAAAGCTCTGGGATACGTGGCGTGGGGCACCAAGGCGAGATACAGTTCTTTCGATATCCCCAAGCGATCGGGTGGTAAGCGCACCATCCACGCGCCAATTCCGCAGTTGAAGCTTGCACAGCGAAAGCTTGCAGACCTTCTTCAAGAGTGCGAGCACGAGATCGAGACGACGCTGGGCGTTAAGCAGCGCTTGTCGCATGGCTTTCGGAAAGAACACTCGATCCTGACGAATGCCGCTGTTCATCGCGGGCGGCGATACGTGTTGAACTTCGATCTGGAAAACTTCTTCGGAACTATCAATTTCGGTCGAGTCCGCGGCTACTTCATCACTAACAAGCATTTCAGCCTTACGCCAGATGTCGCAACCCTTGTTGCGCAGATTGCGTGCCACGAGAGCAAGCTTCCGCAAGGCGCACCGACCTCACCAGTAATTTCCAATCTTGTCGGGCACATTCTTGACATTCGGCTTGTGAAACTGGCTCGCGCTCACGGATGCTCATATTCGCGGTATGCGGATGACATCACCATGTCGACCTCCGCACCCGAATTTCCCGCAGGAATCGCAACCCCTAATCCCGCCACTCATACGTGGACGCTGTCCAATGCTGTGAACAAAGCGGTCAATGCATGTGGCTTCTCAATCAATACCTCGAAGACGAGATTGCAATACCGGCGATCACGCCAGGATGTGACTGGAATCGTTGTCAACCAGTGCGTCAACGTGAACTCGGACTACCGGCGGCGCGTGCGCGTCATGGTTCACCATCTGCGCAGCTCGGGGGAGTTCTATCGCAAGACCTCTACCCTCAGTGCAGAGGGGAAGACTGAAGTCCAACAGCGGAAGGGCACGAGGGCTCAATTGCAGGGCATGATTGGTTTCATCCTGCAGGTTGAGAAGTTCCGCCGCGGCAAGGATCCCGTTCCGAAAGACCTGACAGGGATCGAGAAGCTATACCGGCGCTTCTTGTTCTATACCCAGTTCGCCAATCACGACATGCCCGTGCTGCTCTTCGAGGGCAAAACGGATGTCATCTATCTGAACTGCGCGATCCGCAGCCTCGCGGATGTCTATCCGACACTGCTCGCAAAATCGGGGCCTTTGATCCATTTACTGTGCCAAACCCCGCGCATCGAGCGCCTTTTCGGGCTAACCGGGGGTGGCCACCCCCTCATTTCGTTCGTTCGGAACTATCACGATGAATACCGCCATATTCAAGGTCCTAAGGGCACGCGGCCAGTCATTGCTGTCTTCGACAACGACAAGATTGGCCAAGACGTAGTCAAAATGGTCGAGAAGATCACCAAGGCCACCATTCCCTCAGGCACCCAATCAATCCGAGTCCACGACAACCTGTATGTCGTTCTTACATCACCAACTGGCGCCGCGCGTCACTGCATTGAGGACTTCTTCGACCCAGTCTTCATGAAAACGGCGCTTGCCGGCAAGACGATCAACTACACGAGCAAGCCCAACGGCCCCAATCAGATCAGCAAGGCATGGTTCGCCGAGAAGGTCGTGAAGCCGAATGCAAAGACGATCAACTTTAATGGCTTCCGGCTGCTTCTAGACGTAATCGCCGATGCCATCGCAAAGCATGTCCCGTGA
- a CDS encoding Piwi domain protein → MSTPGADAKLPSFQLLEEPVLSFSPDSPREADIHPLRGLVKFGPFSQKSFETYTPSLRVALVGPKSGREDVVSLMKLIQRPQQPADRADYVPAYPGFEKLFGVSMTAAPPSARVQWPDAIEDLPYAGSGEQRLAAAFLDALRVLDGVRSEFDVVVVHLPDRWAHALRTDTFDAHDTLKALGAQFGVPTQVINDRSFEFSAKFAASIAWRLAIALYVKAGGIPWKLAPLPGVPDDTAYIGLAYALRPQQDGMHYVTCCSQVFDMDGGGMQFVAFEARDPIPDVQSAKRNPFLSSADMRAVLARSLQIYQARNGGALPRRLVVHKTTAFQDQEIQGAREALCAIPEIECIEIGTNSAWRGVWMTPNPGGPKRTKADGYPVPRGIVQVRSGASCFVWVAGNAPGVSSKGVYYQGGKSIPRPLFMTRHAGAGPLNLIALEAIALTKMDWNNDALYDPVPVTIRYSQKLARTIANVPALPGKSYPYRHFM, encoded by the coding sequence ATGAGCACACCGGGTGCCGATGCCAAGCTGCCATCCTTCCAACTCCTGGAAGAACCTGTCCTCTCGTTCTCTCCTGACAGCCCGCGCGAGGCTGACATTCATCCGTTGCGAGGCTTAGTCAAGTTCGGGCCGTTTTCCCAGAAGTCATTTGAGACCTACACACCTTCGCTGCGGGTGGCGCTTGTAGGTCCAAAATCGGGTCGAGAGGACGTTGTTTCTCTAATGAAATTGATCCAAAGGCCGCAGCAACCTGCCGATCGAGCCGACTACGTGCCCGCCTACCCGGGCTTCGAGAAGCTTTTTGGCGTCTCTATGACCGCAGCGCCTCCATCGGCGCGCGTGCAATGGCCGGACGCGATCGAGGATCTGCCCTACGCGGGCTCGGGAGAGCAACGACTTGCAGCGGCTTTTTTGGATGCTTTGCGTGTGCTTGATGGCGTTCGATCGGAATTTGATGTGGTGGTCGTGCACTTGCCGGACCGCTGGGCACACGCATTGCGCACCGACACTTTCGATGCACATGACACCCTCAAAGCGTTGGGTGCTCAATTCGGGGTGCCCACTCAGGTAATCAATGATCGTTCGTTCGAGTTCTCAGCGAAGTTCGCAGCATCGATTGCATGGCGTTTGGCCATTGCGTTATATGTGAAGGCAGGGGGTATCCCTTGGAAGTTGGCTCCCTTACCTGGTGTTCCGGATGACACCGCCTACATCGGGCTCGCGTACGCGCTCAGGCCCCAGCAAGACGGGATGCACTATGTGACGTGCTGCTCCCAAGTGTTCGATATGGATGGGGGAGGAATGCAGTTCGTGGCCTTCGAGGCGCGTGACCCGATCCCAGATGTCCAGTCAGCAAAGAGAAATCCGTTCCTCAGTTCTGCGGATATGCGAGCGGTCCTTGCACGTAGCTTGCAGATCTATCAGGCAAGGAACGGCGGGGCACTACCACGGCGACTTGTAGTTCACAAGACGACCGCCTTCCAAGATCAGGAAATCCAAGGTGCGAGAGAGGCCTTATGCGCTATTCCAGAAATCGAGTGCATAGAGATTGGGACCAACTCGGCGTGGCGTGGGGTATGGATGACGCCCAATCCCGGAGGCCCTAAGCGCACGAAGGCCGATGGCTATCCCGTGCCGCGGGGCATCGTCCAGGTGCGATCTGGGGCTTCGTGCTTTGTCTGGGTCGCTGGCAATGCGCCGGGTGTCTCATCTAAAGGCGTCTACTACCAAGGAGGAAAAAGCATTCCTCGTCCTTTGTTTATGACGAGGCACGCGGGTGCTGGGCCTCTGAACCTGATCGCATTGGAGGCGATCGCCCTGACCAAAATGGACTGGAACAACGACGCGCTCTACGACCCTGTTCCTGTAACGATCCGATATTCACAGAAGTTGGCCAGGACCATAGCCAACGTTCCAGCGCTACCAGGCAAGAGCTATCCATATCGACATTTCATGTAA
- a CDS encoding IncQ plasmid conjugative transfer DNA nicking endonuclease TraR, whose product MRKGDLVEDRTLGPAGFIFQTTVRAKKGSQVKGAHRATRIATAMGQIGRIARRRPEVMVKVTGSARGLRSLKEHLAYITRNGKLLGERESGELILGATNVRSVAEEWWADCCRGRNARARDTINLILSMPPGTDAKAVADAASSFAQKTFGQDYEYLLAHHNQDSDPKRPENPHAHLTVKTRGKHGQWLNPRKHDLQTWREVFALELRERGVIAEATRRQARGVVRKSKRQAVLHLDARKGSRVTQWKLQQAIKTVAAGTDQAAEAPWEQAIHERQRKIRRAWNTLAAAFEAAGQAELAQEIKQFVLAMPLAQTEREHFVSLARKLLEKQQVPKQVRHRGQCR is encoded by the coding sequence GTGCGGAAGGGTGATCTTGTCGAAGACCGGACGCTTGGTCCGGCGGGATTCATCTTTCAGACAACGGTTCGGGCGAAGAAGGGCTCACAGGTCAAGGGCGCTCATCGCGCGACACGTATCGCAACGGCGATGGGCCAGATCGGCCGGATTGCGCGTCGCCGGCCGGAAGTGATGGTGAAAGTCACTGGCAGTGCCCGTGGCCTTCGCAGTCTGAAAGAACACTTGGCCTATATCACCCGCAATGGCAAGCTCCTTGGCGAGCGCGAAAGTGGCGAGCTGATCCTTGGCGCAACGAATGTCCGCAGCGTGGCAGAAGAGTGGTGGGCAGATTGCTGCAGGGGCCGCAATGCCAGAGCGCGCGACACCATCAATTTGATCCTGTCCATGCCACCGGGCACTGACGCGAAAGCTGTCGCTGATGCGGCAAGTTCGTTCGCACAGAAGACGTTCGGTCAGGATTACGAGTACCTGCTCGCACACCACAATCAGGACTCGGATCCGAAACGGCCGGAAAATCCCCACGCCCATCTAACGGTGAAGACGCGCGGGAAGCACGGCCAGTGGCTCAATCCGCGCAAGCACGACTTGCAGACATGGCGTGAGGTTTTCGCACTGGAACTGCGCGAGCGAGGAGTCATCGCTGAAGCCACACGGCGGCAAGCACGCGGCGTGGTTCGGAAGAGCAAGCGACAGGCGGTCCTTCACTTGGATGCGCGAAAGGGCTCGCGTGTAACCCAATGGAAGTTGCAGCAAGCAATCAAGACGGTTGCAGCAGGAACGGATCAAGCAGCCGAAGCGCCTTGGGAACAGGCTATCCATGAGCGGCAACGGAAGATTCGCAGGGCATGGAACACGTTGGCCGCCGCCTTTGAGGCGGCCGGTCAGGCAGAACTGGCCCAAGAGATCAAGCAGTTTGTGCTGGCGATGCCGCTGGCGCAGACGGAGCGGGAGCACTTTGTCTCGCTCGCCAGGAAACTTCTCGAAAAGCAGCAGGTCCCAAAGCAAGTGCGCCATCGCGGGCAGTGTCGCTAG
- a CDS encoding Chromosome (plasmid) partitioning protein ParB translates to MGLDLSSLSDISALIRGQDTGNGIRKVKVDAIQPDPNQPRKRFDEVSLAELAQSIESIGMIQPPVVRTQDDGYLLISGERRWRAARQLGWEKVDVIVRDDLGARAQLVENIQREDLGAWDIYRVIAGELAAGTAQADLARALGKSRAWVAAFTAVDKMPDSLVTVLREGRITGITALGHLNRLLEDAPMAAAQLLSGSTQISRSMIEKAREGVPPHQSKQPTAVACSRESRDEDRRGGSQRSCTRIAAGAANAQRASSDGAPNLKSIARPVVRIRVRYGDTDWRIDYFQQRELDGVLSVKLEGDDGSTCFAPIETLRLQSIECI, encoded by the coding sequence ATGGGGCTTGACCTTTCTTCGCTGAGCGACATCAGTGCCCTGATCAGGGGGCAGGATACGGGCAACGGTATCCGCAAGGTCAAGGTCGATGCGATCCAGCCCGATCCGAACCAGCCGCGCAAGCGCTTTGACGAGGTCTCCCTCGCCGAGCTCGCGCAGAGCATAGAATCGATCGGCATGATCCAGCCGCCGGTAGTGCGGACCCAGGATGACGGTTACCTGCTGATCTCGGGGGAACGACGCTGGCGCGCCGCGCGTCAGCTCGGCTGGGAGAAGGTCGATGTCATCGTGCGCGACGATCTTGGTGCTCGGGCGCAACTGGTCGAGAACATCCAACGCGAAGACCTGGGCGCGTGGGACATCTATCGCGTCATTGCCGGCGAACTTGCCGCCGGCACGGCTCAAGCCGACTTGGCCCGAGCGCTCGGGAAAAGCAGAGCGTGGGTGGCTGCGTTCACGGCCGTCGACAAGATGCCCGACAGTCTCGTGACGGTGTTGCGCGAAGGACGCATCACGGGGATCACCGCCTTGGGGCACCTGAACCGTTTGCTGGAAGATGCGCCGATGGCTGCAGCGCAACTCTTGAGCGGTTCGACGCAGATAAGCCGGTCGATGATTGAAAAGGCCAGAGAAGGGGTACCGCCGCATCAATCTAAACAACCGACGGCTGTCGCATGTTCGCGAGAATCCCGAGATGAAGACAGGCGCGGCGGGTCGCAAAGATCATGCACTCGAATCGCTGCAGGCGCAGCCAATGCTCAGCGTGCATCATCCGATGGTGCACCCAACCTCAAGTCGATCGCGCGGCCGGTAGTTCGCATCCGGGTCCGTTACGGCGATACAGATTGGCGCATAGATTACTTCCAGCAGCGGGAGCTCGATGGCGTCCTTTCGGTGAAGTTGGAGGGTGACGACGGCAGCACCTGCTTCGCTCCGATCGAAACACTCAGGCTGCAATCCATCGAGTGTATTTGA
- a CDS encoding Chromosome (plasmid) partitioning protein ParA, whose amino-acid sequence MKTLVVANQKGGVGKTTLLVHMAHYAAEAGNRVLVIDLDPQGNTTSSLEAFASDIVASGLFGPHSIGLKEKPQNRITLIGADSALLNVDRANLDATRTFVDQVRHLADSAQFDLCLIDTAPALGLRMVAAVTAANYVISPIELEAYSTDGIASMLKTLYGIRQKLNPGLQFLGMLPSRVNPHSPAQKANLIDLLKSHSDLVVRKVITQRTSTGESATAKKPVWAIRKTSARDAGREMKAVLAHIFEKMGGLPHGA is encoded by the coding sequence ATGAAGACACTTGTCGTTGCCAATCAGAAAGGTGGCGTGGGCAAGACCACGCTCTTGGTGCACATGGCGCACTACGCGGCCGAGGCCGGAAACCGCGTTCTGGTCATTGATCTGGATCCACAAGGCAACACCACCAGCAGTCTGGAAGCGTTCGCGAGCGATATCGTCGCGTCCGGACTGTTCGGGCCCCACTCAATCGGTCTGAAAGAGAAGCCTCAGAACCGCATTACCTTGATCGGCGCCGACAGTGCCCTGCTCAATGTCGACCGCGCCAACTTGGACGCGACCCGAACCTTCGTCGATCAGGTGCGTCATCTCGCGGACTCCGCGCAATTTGATCTTTGTCTGATCGACACCGCGCCGGCATTGGGCCTGCGCATGGTGGCGGCTGTTACCGCGGCGAACTACGTCATTTCGCCGATCGAGCTTGAGGCCTATAGCACCGACGGTATCGCTTCCATGCTGAAGACCCTCTACGGCATCCGCCAGAAGTTGAATCCGGGTCTGCAGTTCCTGGGGATGTTGCCCAGCCGGGTGAATCCGCACAGTCCGGCGCAAAAGGCCAACTTGATCGATCTACTCAAGAGCCATTCCGACCTGGTTGTGCGCAAGGTGATCACGCAGCGAACCAGCACCGGCGAGTCGGCGACTGCGAAGAAGCCGGTCTGGGCCATCCGCAAGACATCCGCACGCGATGCAGGCCGGGAGATGAAGGCCGTGCTCGCGCACATCTTCGAAAAAATGGGAGGACTTCCGCATGGGGCTTGA
- a CDS encoding Putative DNA-binding protein, protein MEYTFTLKYQLAEQDSDPDALVERLGDAGCDDALVGIGQPGRLALEFTRTGDSAQAAVRRALADVKRTVPSARLIEMTPDFVGLTDVAEVVGVSRQNIRKLMLAHTGSFPAPVHEGSASIWHLAEVLTWLDAKGGYALERSTLEVSRIALQVNLAKETRRLPARKARQLNQLVS, encoded by the coding sequence ATGGAATACACCTTCACACTGAAATACCAGCTCGCCGAGCAAGACAGCGATCCGGACGCCTTGGTGGAACGTCTGGGCGACGCTGGTTGCGACGATGCGCTGGTGGGCATCGGGCAGCCAGGCCGGTTGGCGTTGGAGTTCACTCGCACGGGCGACAGCGCCCAAGCCGCCGTGCGCCGTGCGCTGGCTGACGTCAAGCGCACTGTTCCGTCCGCGCGATTGATCGAGATGACGCCGGACTTCGTCGGGCTTACCGATGTGGCAGAGGTCGTTGGGGTATCGCGTCAGAACATACGCAAGCTCATGCTTGCCCACACCGGCAGCTTTCCAGCGCCGGTGCACGAGGGCAGCGCCTCGATCTGGCATCTTGCGGAGGTATTGACTTGGCTGGATGCCAAAGGCGGCTATGCGCTGGAGCGGAGTACGCTGGAAGTATCGAGGATAGCCTTGCAGGTCAATCTCGCCAAAGAAACGCGTCGGCTTCCGGCAAGGAAGGCTCGGCAACTCAACCAGCTCGTTAGCTGA
- a CDS encoding Integrase: MGKLTDVAIRNWIKAGELFEGRSDGDGLSLRYRERDGAPRWLFRYQFAGKARVLQLGSYRDLSLADARKTAKEMRARVVLGFDVAAQKKERQRVAVAKIEAERSVVTMAMLADEYFAARILGHWKHPNIVRSRIERDIKPAIGRMPVGEVRPTHIDAMLKGIVARGAPTMANDVLRWVKRMFDYALKREMVLNNPAAAFDPSDAGGKEEARTRWLTRTELVQLLTALKNAKGWTHENSLTVKLLLMLAVRKSELVTARIAEFDLDAAVWHLPAERTKTGAAIDIPLPRQAVALLGELVRLAGGSVWLLPARKIQTRMFPHIDPNTLNAAMAKSIRPLMGGSEPFAIHDFRRTARTHLEALGTFPHVAERCLNHKIKGVEGVYNRHDYFQERKVALQAWADLLTELESGDVGKVVPIQRKSARVRTH; encoded by the coding sequence ATGGGCAAGCTGACCGATGTGGCCATCCGCAACTGGATCAAGGCGGGTGAATTGTTTGAGGGGCGTAGCGATGGCGATGGGTTGTCCCTGCGTTACCGGGAAAGGGACGGCGCACCGCGCTGGCTGTTCCGCTACCAGTTCGCTGGGAAGGCAAGGGTGCTGCAGCTAGGCAGCTATCGTGATCTATCGCTTGCTGACGCGCGCAAGACCGCCAAGGAAATGCGGGCACGTGTGGTGCTGGGCTTCGACGTGGCGGCACAGAAAAAGGAGCGCCAGCGTGTGGCCGTCGCAAAGATCGAGGCGGAGCGGTCAGTGGTGACCATGGCCATGTTGGCCGATGAATACTTCGCGGCCCGCATCCTCGGCCATTGGAAACACCCCAATATCGTGCGTAGCCGAATCGAGCGGGACATCAAGCCGGCCATCGGCAGGATGCCCGTTGGCGAAGTTCGTCCCACGCACATTGACGCAATGCTGAAAGGCATTGTCGCGCGCGGTGCGCCGACCATGGCGAACGACGTCTTGCGTTGGGTAAAGCGGATGTTTGACTACGCGCTCAAACGCGAGATGGTGCTGAACAATCCTGCCGCGGCCTTCGATCCGTCCGATGCGGGGGGTAAGGAAGAAGCCCGCACGCGGTGGTTGACGCGTACCGAACTGGTGCAGCTATTGACTGCCCTGAAGAACGCCAAGGGTTGGACGCATGAAAATTCCCTGACGGTGAAGTTGCTGCTGATGCTTGCGGTCCGCAAATCGGAGTTGGTCACGGCGCGGATCGCCGAATTTGATCTCGATGCCGCCGTCTGGCACCTGCCAGCCGAGCGTACAAAGACCGGCGCCGCCATCGATATCCCGTTGCCACGCCAAGCGGTCGCCTTGCTGGGCGAACTGGTGCGACTGGCGGGAGGCAGTGTATGGCTGTTGCCAGCGCGCAAGATCCAGACGCGCATGTTTCCTCATATCGACCCGAACACCCTCAACGCTGCGATGGCCAAGAGTATCCGGCCCCTGATGGGCGGTAGCGAGCCTTTTGCCATCCACGATTTCAGGCGTACTGCGCGCACGCACCTGGAAGCGCTCGGAACTTTTCCGCATGTTGCGGAGCGCTGCCTGAATCACAAAATCAAAGGTGTCGAAGGTGTCTACAATCGCCACGATTACTTTCAGGAACGCAAGGTGGCCTTGCAGGCATGGGCTGATCTGCTGACGGAACTTGAATCTGGCGATGTGGGCAAGGTCGTACCGATCCAACGCAAGTCTGCTCGAGTTCGAACCCATTAG
- a CDS encoding UPF0701 protein YicC: protein MIRSMTAYANTEESTPQGWLACEVRAVNSRFLETGVRLPDELRTLEPRLRERIAARLSRGKVDATFRYRPPAAASDLLLDERTATQLATVAGALKDNFPQLATDFAALLDWPGLLVKPELDQEGLSQAAEGLLERTLDEFIAGREREGAKLALALRERLDGIERIVGEVRAMLPDIRAALRVKLDAKLAELANAADPGRLEQELVLQLSRIDVDEELDRLDAHVGEARRILALDEPVGRRLDFLMQEFNREANTLASKSVDPRATRAAVDLKVLIEQMREQVQNLE, encoded by the coding sequence ATGATCCGCAGCATGACCGCCTACGCGAACACGGAAGAATCGACGCCGCAGGGATGGCTGGCGTGCGAAGTGCGCGCGGTGAATTCGCGCTTCCTCGAAACCGGCGTGCGCTTGCCCGACGAATTGCGCACGCTGGAACCCAGATTGCGCGAGCGCATCGCGGCGCGCCTGTCGCGCGGCAAGGTGGATGCGACGTTCCGCTACCGTCCGCCCGCGGCCGCATCGGACTTGCTGCTGGACGAGCGCACCGCCACGCAACTCGCGACCGTCGCGGGCGCGTTGAAGGACAACTTCCCGCAACTCGCCACCGATTTCGCGGCACTGCTCGACTGGCCCGGCCTGCTGGTGAAACCGGAACTCGACCAGGAAGGCTTGTCCCAGGCCGCTGAAGGATTGCTGGAACGCACGCTGGATGAATTCATCGCCGGCCGCGAGCGCGAGGGCGCCAAACTGGCGCTGGCGCTGCGCGAGCGGCTGGATGGCATCGAGCGCATCGTCGGCGAAGTGCGCGCGATGCTGCCCGACATTCGCGCGGCCTTGCGCGTGAAGCTGGACGCGAAGTTGGCCGAGTTGGCGAACGCCGCCGATCCCGGCCGCCTCGAACAGGAACTGGTGCTGCAACTGTCGCGCATCGACGTGGACGAGGAACTCGACCGCCTCGACGCGCACGTGGGCGAAGCGCGGCGCATCCTCGCGCTGGACGAACCCGTCGGCCGCCGGCTGGATTTCCTGATGCAGGAATTCAACCGCGAAGCCAACACGCTCGCCTCGAAATCCGTCGATCCGCGCGCCACGCGCGCTGCCGTCGACCTGAAAGTGCTGATCGAGCAGATGCGCGAACAGGTGCAGAACTTAGAATGA
- a CDS encoding Ribonuclease PH, producing MSIMRPSGRAPDALRAVTIERGYTKHAEGSVLIGMGDTRVLCTASVEERVPMWLRGKGEGWVTAEYGMLPRATSERTQREAARGGQGGRTMEIQRLIGRSLRACVDRAALGERVITLDCDVLQADGGTRCASITGAYVALVDAVNALMQRGLLKRNPIHGAVAAVSVGVYQGVPVLDLDYTEDAHCDTDMNVVMNDGGGFIELQGTAEGHAFRRDELDALLALAQKGIGELIEAQRKALATLL from the coding sequence ATGTCCATCATGCGTCCTTCCGGCCGCGCGCCCGATGCCCTGCGCGCCGTGACGATCGAGCGCGGCTACACCAAACATGCCGAAGGTTCCGTGCTGATCGGCATGGGCGACACGCGCGTGCTGTGCACCGCCAGCGTCGAGGAACGCGTGCCGATGTGGCTGCGCGGCAAGGGCGAAGGCTGGGTCACCGCCGAATACGGCATGCTGCCGCGCGCGACCAGCGAACGCACGCAGCGCGAAGCCGCGCGCGGCGGACAAGGCGGACGCACCATGGAAATCCAGCGCCTGATCGGACGGTCGCTGCGAGCATGCGTCGATCGCGCGGCGCTGGGCGAACGCGTGATCACGCTGGATTGCGACGTGCTGCAGGCCGACGGCGGCACGCGTTGCGCGTCGATCACCGGCGCGTATGTCGCGCTGGTCGATGCGGTGAACGCGCTGATGCAACGCGGCCTGCTGAAACGCAATCCGATCCACGGCGCGGTCGCGGCGGTTTCGGTGGGCGTGTACCAGGGCGTGCCGGTGCTCGATCTCGATTACACCGAAGACGCCCACTGCGACACCGACATGAACGTGGTGATGAACGACGGCGGCGGTTTCATCGAATTGCAGGGCACCGCCGAAGGCCATGCTTTCCGTCGTGACGAACTGGACGCGCTGCTGGCGCTTGCGCAGAAGGGCATCGGCGAATTGATTGAGGCCCAGCGTAAAGCATTGGCGACCCTGCTATAA